In Lycium barbarum isolate Lr01 chromosome 9, ASM1917538v2, whole genome shotgun sequence, the DNA window ttgaggAAAaattttgcgattttttttttactgagctggggttcgaacccataacctcagggtattaggcgaaggacaaacttaaagaccactaatttgaagggaaaaaataaagaccaccccaaatgaagggcaatccgcgcaaaaaaaagtaTAATCAGTTGTGGGTTTGGCCCACTTATTCGGGTCACTTGCACTTTTGttctattttgtgctggtctttaatttttgtcctttaaaatcgaacttatgcttaGAGGGGCATAAATTGCGCATTATAATATCCATAAATTATGCCAGCATCCTTAACGAACCTATACCCAGCTAGGCATAACTTTGATTTtggaggacaaaaattaaaaaccaaccattttgaaggataaacattaaagaccagtccattggAAGGATAAACCTTGCAATTACTCCCAGTTAGGGTGTTCATGGTCCGGTTTGACTCgatttttggttaaaatcaaaccaacccaattaaatcagttttttttttttttttaaatattgaaaccaaatcaaaccattATAATAGAAATTCTATCGGTTTCGGTTTCGTCAGTTTTATCGGGTTGGTTCAATTTTTGTGGGTTTTAAGGATGTATTTTGTAATGCAATGAAATTGATACAAGTACACAAGGACAAAGCAAGTGAAGCTAATtcgacaaaaaaaaaagtattcatTCACTACCTGGAATGCTTAGTTAGAAAGTGAACAAATTTTGTAACAAGATCAAGATTTAATAACTTGTTCTTTAATGCGACAGAACAAGAATGAATTTTGAGATCCATTAAACCATTTGATTGCTAGTGGTGTTCTTGCAGTTTACACAAATTGGTCAAACTTTACTTTCTAATTGTTTGAATTAGTATTGAATTTctaaacatatacatattttaaatacgtatatgtttatcggtttggttcggtttgactctGTTCTTTTTTAGTTtaacaccaaatcaaaccaaatattatcggtttttgaCTAAGATATCCTTATTATTTATTGGTTATTACATTTTTTTTCTCATAAGCTCCAATGCTCCggaaaacataaaataaaaataataaaccCAATCAACTGGCATCAAAATCACCTAAGCATCGAGCAATTGAACTTAGATTAAATATCTAATGCACAATGTAATTTCACTATATCATTGACATTACAGTTCATATTTTATATTATCTCTATTATGATACAGTAATCTTAATTTGTTTGATCCATTCCGTTAACCTGCAAGTTTGACGTAGGGGTGAATGTTGTTAAAGGGGTTCTTTTATAGTTGAAACTGCTCTCACTCTAAATTAAATACATATAACATCTTATATCAATGAAGTATAATTGATACAATACAATTAAGAATATTAAAGTTAGATTTGCAAATTTTGACTTTGCGTAGAGAAAACAATTACGAACTTATCAAGATCGatcgtatcttttttttttttttagatcgaTCGTATCTTGATGTTCTTACCAATGATAAAATAAACGATTAAATAAAAACATCTATATTATGGgcccatttggcttagcttaaaaaaagcaataagccaaaaaaaaaaaaaaaaattgggctgcctcaacttatttttttgagcttattttaagcacaaaacagcttataagctggccagccaaacactcaaaaaaattgaaaacagcttAACAGCtcataagctgttttcagcaacttataagccaatccaaacggggtCTTTGTCATTTTATCATATTTTATTTTCAGGtagattttttttggggggttgaCTTATAGTCGCAAGTGTATCACATATGTCTAAAATACTTTAAATTGTATCACTGTCAAACTTTTATTTTAGTGGCCAGGTCAATTTCTAACTGCAAATAATTAACGTGTAGCCTAGATGTTAACGCGTTTCTTTAATTATGTGATTATAGCTTGATGCTATCTACAAGTCTTTCATGTTAGGAGAAGTAAAGGGAGAAAGAGACTAGGCAAGAATTTACGCAATCTCCAATTTACAAAGTACCAAAGCGTGTTATATTGCTCAGATGGTAAGCACCCTCCACCTCTTATCTGAAGGTTGCGGGTTCGAGTCAGCAAGGAAGTAAAAGGGGAAGCTTctggagggaaaaaaaaaacgaGGGACCAAAGCGTGTTATATATGTTGTTTCAAGTAATTCCGACCAATATACAAAACTTCATATATAGAAGTGTACATACATATGTCTTTGAGGTTTGAACATTGCTACATGTATGAGGAAACTAATATTGCACAACAATCTCCTCTTTTGATCATCGTAGTCTTCTTAACTTTCATCCTCTTTTCCTTTAAAGAAAAAGCCAATAACTTTAGATGAGGCAAAGCTCGAATAGCGAGGATGATTGTAAACAACAATTAATTTCATTGAGAAACATCATATAGCATTgcaagatatatatatgttgcataCGCATATGTAtcaattaatcatgattaagtcATATATATTAAGACTAAGATGTTTGGTTCATTGTAAACACCAAATACAAATAAATATTCATCGACTAGGCAACAACATCAAAGAGGAGATGGGATGGCTCGCAAAGGATGGGCTTTGGCTAAGGTTATACCAAATTTCTCCTCCATGTCTAATTCCATTGGTTCAATATCTGCCTCAAGTTTCCAATTGAAGGAATTTAAGAGTGAGCCCAACATTACTGGAACCATCCTCAATGCCAGTGGCAAACCAGGACATATTCTTCGACCAGCACCAAATGATAATAACTCAAAATCTTTTCCTCGCATGTCCAAATCTGAGCTCCAAAACCTCTCGGGTTTAAATACTAAAGGGTCATCCCAAAAGGTAGAATCTCGACCAATTGCCCACACATTGACTAGTACCTGTGAACCTTTTGGTATGATATAGTCACACAATTCAACATCTTGTTCCACTCTGCGGGGTAATAACAAGGGAACTGGTGGGTGCATTCTTAAGGTTTCTTTGATAATGCATTGCAAGTAAGAGAGTCGGGAAACATCAATTTCTTCTATTGGTTTTCCCTTTCCAATGATTTCTGCAAGTTCAGCTTGAGCTTTCTTCATAATCCGAGGTTGTTTAAGTATTTCTGTCATTGCCCATTCCAATGTGCTTGTAGTTGTATCTGTACCCGCACCAAATAGGTCCTATAACATTTGTACATGAAAGTATATAACCATAAATTACagaactaaaaagaaaaaaaatcataaattacAGTAATTAAAAGAAACTATAATAGATCACTTCATATATAAATCACCATAACAAATAATCCTACATATACAATAAATTGGATCAAATTAAACAAGTATATCACGTTCTCTTACCCTTTGAATACAACTTCCTATACATGGTAAAATAATCTCGATAATCGATAAACAAATTTAAGATCATCGTTATTCCAACCGTTCAATGTAATAAGCCTGAATCTTTATTTTTCGAAAGTGTTGATATCTAATGCAGCACCACAATATAAAGAAATTTTATACTATTAAGTTGACTTACAATAAAATGTTACTCTTTACTCGATTGGAGAATAGGGTTGATTCGATatattttactagcaacgagtcACATGCACGTCTgattctttttctcttttatcatttttataaatatatatatatatagatatccaAAAAAATCCTGGGGTTGGGAAGCCTATAGCAGCAAAGAGAGAACAAAACTTGCTACCTCTAAAATGTAAAATACTTCTATTAGTGAAGAAAATTGAGGTGTCACAATATGAAATCTGAAATCTTTATTTTTTCCTAAATAGTAACTATATTAAAATCATTTTAACTTTTGATGGTAATTAATGGCAAAGCCAATAAATGATGGGGAGTTAGGATGACAGTGTATATCAACTTAAACTCATAAACTAATTAGAAACGAATACGAACCAGGAACATGGACTTGATGTGATTATGATCGATCTCTTCAGGATTTTCTTCGCTAATATTGAGAAATGCTTCCAAAACATCACTTCTTTCACCGTGAAACATTCTCTTTTCCTCCAACCGTTCATTAATCAAACCATCAAAAAGTTTAAACAACTTACCAGAAAGAATAGTTGTGCGACGCCTTATTCCTTGAAGATCAATCTTTTCAAGTATGGGGAAAAAATCTACTAGGTTAGCCTTCCCTACCTCAGCCATGATACCCCAAATAACGTCCTTCAACTCTACCTTCGAATCCAATTAAAAGGGGTCATAATTACAgttacaacaacaatatattgCATTCAATGCGCCATTTAATCACAAAAAGAAAGTCAAAATAAGTGGTCTGGGTGTAACAATCACAATTTTTCATCTCTACCTTTgaatccaaaaaaaataaaaataaaatcgtAAACAGTTATCTCAACATTGTAGTATATCTAATGCACCATTTAATATTCAAAACGAGGGGTCAGGGTGTTACAGTCAAGTTCTTGAGCTCTACCTT includes these proteins:
- the LOC132610485 gene encoding geraniol 8-hydroxylase-like isoform X2; the protein is MDYYTLVLGSIFALSFLYTLAKLCSRGNKKLPPGPSPWPIIGNLHLLGAKPHISLANLAKLYGPIMSLKLGQITTVVISSSTIAKQVLKHQDQVFSGRFVPNALQAHNHYKFSVAWLPVCPQWRTLRRILNTKIFSSNRLDANQHLRSQKVKELLAYCEKCSQEGKALDVGQTAFKTNLNLLSNTLFSKDLADPFSDSKDLFGAGTDTTTSTLEWAMTEILKQPRIMKKAQAELAEIIGKGKPIEEIDVSRLSYLQCIIKETLRMHPPVPLLLPRRVEQDVELCDYIIPKGSQVLVNVWAIGRDSTFWDDPLVFKPERFWSSDLDMRGKDFELLSFGAGRRICPGLPLALRMVPVMLGSLLNSFNWKLEADIEPMELDMEEKFGITLAKAHPLRAIPSPL
- the LOC132610485 gene encoding geraniol 8-hydroxylase-like isoform X1, with the translated sequence MDYYTLVLGSIFALSFLYTLAKLCSRGNKKLPPGPSPWPIIGNLHLLGAKPHISLANLAKLYGPIMSLKLGQITTVVISSSTIAKQVLKHQDQVFSGRFVPNALQAHNHYKFSVAWLPVCPQWRTLRRILNTKIFSSNRLDANQHLRSQKVKELLAYCEKCSQEGKALDVGQTAFKTNLNLLSNTLFSKDLADPFSDSKVELKDVIWGIMAEVGKANLVDFFPILEKIDLQGIRRRTTILSGKLFKLFDGLINERLEEKRMFHGERSDVLEAFLNISEENPEEIDHNHIKSMFLDLFGAGTDTTTSTLEWAMTEILKQPRIMKKAQAELAEIIGKGKPIEEIDVSRLSYLQCIIKETLRMHPPVPLLLPRRVEQDVELCDYIIPKGSQVLVNVWAIGRDSTFWDDPLVFKPERFWSSDLDMRGKDFELLSFGAGRRICPGLPLALRMVPVMLGSLLNSFNWKLEADIEPMELDMEEKFGITLAKAHPLRAIPSPL